A stretch of the Rhizomicrobium sp. genome encodes the following:
- a CDS encoding metal-dependent hydrolase, which produces MQTPPDLTIRPRDLSIGRTAGGARWWMGRDPVASIFYDVLSASFPQGERFFMDSVRHYRDRAPAALQAQIAGFLTQEALHTREHIVFNRQIEAGGYDLARIEAHLRGVLGWARSRKPVEQLAATAALEHFTAILAHELLADPRHLAQAPPEARRLWRWHAIEEIEHKAVAYDTFLFVTDDLSAWRRWALRSYGMLAATILFFRFLAFGLGDLFAQDGIRGGRTWLRWLHFAFVRPGMLRRVMGRYATYYRPGFHPWHVDDRALTAAADRELQPSYAQG; this is translated from the coding sequence ATGCAAACCCCGCCCGACCTGACCATCCGCCCCCGCGACCTGTCCATCGGGCGCACCGCCGGCGGCGCCCGCTGGTGGATGGGCCGGGACCCCGTCGCCAGCATCTTCTACGACGTGCTGTCGGCGTCCTTTCCGCAGGGCGAGCGGTTCTTCATGGACAGCGTCCGCCACTATCGCGACCGCGCGCCGGCCGCGCTGCAGGCGCAGATCGCCGGCTTCCTGACCCAGGAAGCCCTGCACACCCGTGAGCACATCGTCTTCAACCGGCAGATCGAGGCCGGCGGCTACGATCTGGCGCGCATCGAAGCCCATCTGCGCGGCGTGCTGGGCTGGGCGCGCAGCCGCAAGCCCGTCGAGCAGCTCGCCGCGACCGCGGCGCTGGAGCACTTCACGGCGATCCTCGCCCATGAGCTCCTCGCCGATCCGCGCCACCTGGCGCAGGCGCCGCCGGAGGCCAGGCGTTTGTGGCGCTGGCACGCGATCGAGGAGATCGAGCACAAGGCCGTCGCCTACGACACCTTCCTCTTCGTCACCGACGATCTTTCGGCCTGGCGGCGCTGGGCGCTGCGCAGCTATGGGATGCTGGCGGCCACGATCCTGTTCTTCCGCTTCCTGGCCTTCGGCCTGGGCGATCTGTTCGCGCAGGACGGCATCCGCGGCGGGCGCACCTGGCTCCGCTGGCTGCACTTCGCCTTCGTCCGGCCGGGCATGCTGCGCCGGGTCATGGGGCGCTATGCGACCTATTACCGGCCGGGCTTCCATCCCTGGCACGTCGACGACCGCGCCCTCACCGCCGCGGCGGACCGCGAGCTGCAGCCGAGCTACGCCCAAGGCTGA
- a CDS encoding polysaccharide deacetylase family protein, with the protein MKRFVLAMLICVVASPASAVQIALTFDDLPSHSALPPGQTRVGIATAIIAALKDAQTPPVYGFMNGIRLEDDPGSAPVLQQWRDAGFPLGNHTWSHMNLGQHGVAEWEADTQKNESVLAPLMAGGDWHWLRFPYLAEGETPAKHVAVRQFLAANGYRIAGVTMSFGDFMWNEPYARCVAKGNDAAIAQMEAAYLAAAADTLDYEHKLSLALYGRDIPYVLLMHLGAFDARMLPRLLALYAAKGVSFVSLDEAERDPFYAADNNPMLPPTPVTLEQAMSAQGVTYAGHGVPLPPFDTLCR; encoded by the coding sequence ATGAAGCGATTTGTCCTCGCCATGCTGATCTGCGTCGTCGCCTCGCCGGCGTCGGCGGTCCAGATCGCGCTGACCTTCGACGACCTGCCCTCGCATAGCGCCCTGCCGCCGGGGCAGACGCGCGTCGGGATCGCGACCGCGATCATCGCGGCGCTCAAGGACGCGCAGACCCCGCCGGTCTACGGCTTCATGAACGGCATCCGGCTCGAGGACGATCCGGGCTCCGCCCCCGTGCTCCAGCAGTGGCGCGACGCCGGCTTCCCGCTGGGCAACCACACCTGGTCGCATATGAACCTCGGCCAGCACGGCGTGGCGGAATGGGAGGCCGATACGCAGAAGAACGAGAGCGTGCTGGCGCCGCTGATGGCGGGGGGCGACTGGCACTGGCTGCGCTTTCCCTATCTCGCGGAGGGCGAGACTCCGGCCAAGCATGTCGCGGTGCGCCAGTTCCTCGCGGCCAACGGCTATCGCATCGCCGGCGTGACGATGAGCTTCGGCGATTTCATGTGGAACGAGCCCTATGCGCGCTGCGTGGCGAAAGGCAACGACGCCGCCATCGCGCAGATGGAAGCGGCCTATCTCGCGGCGGCCGCGGACACGCTCGACTATGAGCACAAGCTTTCGCTGGCGCTTTACGGCCGCGACATCCCCTATGTCCTGCTGATGCATCTGGGCGCCTTCGACGCCCGCATGCTGCCGCGCCTGCTGGCGCTCTATGCCGCCAAGGGCGTCAGCTTCGTCTCGCTGGACGAGGCGGAGCGCGATCCGTTCTACGCCGCCGACAACAACCCGATGCTGCCGCCGACGCCCGTGACGCTGGAACAGGCGATGAGCGCGCAGGGCGTGACCTATGCCGGCCACGGCGTGCCGCTGCCGCCCTTCGACACGCTCTGCCGCTGA
- a CDS encoding ATP-binding protein — MNSSLGIPAGAWRWAALGFVFLALASAGLAVMSADKVGWAGVMLLAAIGAVASLFLFAVWPKDKVSAADARRIAEAAARANIAWAITGADGVVADCNDVYRRMAGAKAGEAAPPPELALAGEPSAAVLYRLTRGAAEGVPREESFAVGPGIELVAAVRPLSNGQTAWWFTPRLSTPMPSAVTAPPAAAAPLAAAPLPVAVAPAGIADIFRDAPVGVAFAGGDGKLIDANPAFAKFFGVAGGLAGRLLGELVEGADRGRIGELVTQAAQGTHNVASAELRAAGIDERTAELFASPISGGRAILYLVDVSEQKALETKFAQSQKMQAVGQLAGGVAHDFNNLLTVIIGNSEFLLMRHQAGDPSFKEINEIHQNALRAATLVGQLLAFSRKQTMQPRVLAVRDVVGELALMLRRLLREGVELKLEHGTDVWPIHADEAQLSNAIINLVVNARDAMPKGGTVTIRTANETVTTAAALGTATMPAGDYVRIDVADTGTGIAREHLGKIFDPFFTTKPVGQGTGLGLATVYGIVKQTGGFIMVDSEIGRGTTFRIYLPRHRIDANAPAPEPERAGPRDVTGQDTILLVEDEEAVRSFAARALKMRGYSVLEAAGGEEALEIVKRATSPIHLLITDVVMPNMDGPTLVRAVKRIKPEMAVIFMSGYAEEAFRRNDEKAEDLHFLPKPFGLKQLAAKVKEVLAGMPASKTGH, encoded by the coding sequence TTGAACAGCAGTCTCGGCATCCCGGCGGGCGCATGGCGCTGGGCGGCGCTGGGCTTCGTCTTCCTCGCTCTGGCCTCGGCGGGTCTCGCCGTGATGTCAGCGGACAAGGTCGGCTGGGCCGGCGTCATGCTGCTGGCGGCGATCGGCGCGGTGGCGAGCCTGTTCCTCTTCGCGGTATGGCCCAAGGACAAGGTCAGCGCGGCCGATGCGCGGCGGATCGCCGAAGCGGCGGCGCGCGCGAACATCGCCTGGGCGATCACCGGCGCCGATGGCGTGGTCGCCGATTGCAACGACGTCTATCGCCGCATGGCAGGCGCCAAGGCGGGTGAGGCCGCACCGCCGCCCGAGCTGGCGCTGGCGGGCGAGCCTTCCGCAGCCGTGCTCTATCGCCTGACGCGCGGCGCGGCCGAAGGGGTGCCGCGCGAAGAGAGTTTCGCGGTCGGCCCCGGAATCGAGCTGGTCGCGGCGGTCCGGCCGCTGTCGAACGGACAGACCGCGTGGTGGTTCACGCCGCGGCTTTCGACGCCCATGCCGTCCGCCGTCACGGCGCCGCCGGCCGCCGCCGCGCCCCTGGCGGCCGCGCCGCTCCCGGTCGCGGTGGCGCCCGCCGGCATCGCCGATATCTTCCGCGACGCACCCGTCGGCGTCGCCTTTGCGGGCGGCGACGGCAAGCTCATCGACGCCAATCCCGCCTTCGCGAAATTCTTCGGCGTCGCCGGCGGCTTGGCCGGCCGGCTGCTGGGCGAGCTGGTCGAGGGGGCCGACCGCGGCCGCATCGGCGAGCTGGTGACGCAGGCGGCGCAGGGCACGCACAACGTCGCGAGCGCCGAGCTGCGCGCCGCCGGGATCGACGAGCGCACCGCCGAGCTGTTCGCCAGCCCGATCAGCGGCGGCCGTGCGATCCTCTATCTCGTCGACGTCTCGGAGCAGAAGGCGCTGGAGACAAAATTCGCCCAGAGCCAGAAGATGCAGGCGGTCGGCCAGCTCGCGGGCGGCGTGGCGCACGACTTCAACAACCTGCTCACCGTCATCATCGGCAATTCCGAATTCCTCCTGATGCGCCACCAGGCGGGCGATCCGTCGTTCAAGGAGATCAACGAGATCCACCAGAACGCGCTGCGCGCCGCGACGCTGGTGGGGCAGCTCCTGGCCTTCTCGCGCAAGCAGACCATGCAGCCCCGCGTCCTGGCGGTGCGCGACGTGGTCGGCGAACTGGCGCTGATGCTGCGACGCCTGCTGCGCGAGGGCGTCGAACTCAAGCTCGAGCATGGCACCGACGTCTGGCCGATCCATGCCGACGAGGCGCAGCTTTCCAACGCGATCATCAATCTCGTGGTCAATGCACGCGACGCCATGCCCAAGGGCGGCACGGTGACGATCCGCACCGCCAACGAGACCGTCACGACCGCGGCGGCGCTGGGCACCGCGACCATGCCGGCCGGCGATTATGTGCGGATCGACGTCGCCGATACCGGCACCGGCATCGCGCGCGAGCATCTGGGCAAGATCTTCGATCCCTTCTTCACCACCAAGCCGGTGGGCCAGGGCACCGGGCTGGGCCTCGCCACGGTGTACGGCATCGTCAAGCAGACCGGCGGCTTCATCATGGTCGACAGCGAGATCGGCAGGGGCACGACCTTCCGAATCTACCTGCCGCGCCACCGCATCGACGCCAACGCGCCGGCCCCCGAGCCGGAACGCGCCGGGCCGCGCGACGTGACGGGCCAGGACACCATCCTGCTGGTCGAGGACGAAGAGGCGGTGCGCAGCTTCGCGGCGCGCGCCCTCAAGATGCGCGGCTACAGCGTGCTGGAAGCGGCCGGCGGCGAAGAGGCGCTCGAGATCGTCAAGCGCGCCACGTCGCCGATCCACCTCCTGATCACCGATGTGGTGATGCCCAACATGGACGGCCCGACGCTGGTGCGAGCGGTCAAGCGGATCAAGCCCGAGATGGCGGTGATCTTCATGTCGGGCTACGCCGAGGAAGCCTTCCGGCGCAACGACGAGAAGGCCGAGGACCTGCACTTCCTGCCCAAGCCGTTCGGGCTCAAGCAACTCGCAGCCAAGGTGAAGGAAGTCCTCGCCGGCATGCCGGCATCGAAGACCGGCCACTGA
- a CDS encoding glycosyltransferase family 25 protein, with translation MQTYVINLARRPDRMSAMTAQLEALQIPYTRIDAVDAKDEHIPDIETRIARTGPLGPIARGDACCSLSHILCWELFVANSTERYALILEDDVTLRRDCLKLFAELARLPEEVDLLKLECYGGASRQILVGKETRILPEFRVAPLHSRHTGSGAYLISRTLAARLLEDKRLWPFTIDHMLFNPDISPMTAVARPYQLIPAIARQIELKTDSDIEEWRIPFRALSWFYIRRELRRTWTGLALLPKQILDVVSGKSRVIQVGLAPE, from the coding sequence TTGCAGACCTATGTCATAAACCTGGCCCGCAGGCCGGACCGCATGTCCGCCATGACGGCGCAGCTCGAAGCCCTGCAGATACCGTACACGCGGATCGACGCCGTCGACGCCAAGGACGAACACATCCCCGACATCGAAACCCGGATCGCGCGGACCGGACCGCTCGGCCCGATCGCCCGTGGCGATGCCTGTTGCAGCCTCTCCCATATCCTGTGCTGGGAGTTGTTCGTGGCCAACTCGACGGAGCGCTATGCCCTGATCCTCGAAGACGACGTCACGCTGCGCCGCGACTGCCTGAAGCTGTTCGCCGAGCTGGCGCGCCTGCCCGAAGAGGTCGACCTGCTGAAGCTCGAATGCTATGGCGGCGCGTCGCGGCAAATCCTCGTGGGCAAGGAGACGCGGATCCTGCCGGAATTCCGCGTGGCGCCGCTGCATTCGCGGCATACCGGATCGGGCGCCTATCTGATCTCCAGAACGCTGGCGGCGCGGCTGCTCGAGGACAAGCGGCTGTGGCCCTTCACCATCGACCACATGCTGTTCAATCCCGACATTTCGCCGATGACCGCCGTCGCGCGGCCCTACCAGCTGATCCCGGCCATCGCGCGGCAAATCGAGCTGAAGACCGATTCGGATATCGAGGAGTGGCGCATTCCGTTCCGTGCCTTGAGCTGGTTCTATATCCGGCGGGAATTGCGGCGGACATGGACGGGCCTGGCATTGTTGCCCAAGCAGATCCTGGACGTCGTTTCCGGCAAGTCCCGCGTCATCCAGGTCGGATTGGCGCCGGAGTAG
- the flhB gene encoding flagellar biosynthesis protein FlhB, translating to MADDRDPSQQTEAPTQKRLEEAREHGDIVKSPEVSAFVLLLGGTLTIMMFGGSTMQGIATAMRVFLEQPEQMGVSSSADAMGLARQVVMTLGGILGPVFATMMAFALAGHVLQARPGFSFEKIKPDFAKLSLIAGLKRMFGPEGLMNLVKGLLKMGVVGVAVWTQIWPERTMLQSVLDQSPMGVIGDMGQLLYKVLLAALVALAAIAAADYILQRYRFLQRNRMSKQEIKEEYRQNEGDPQIKAKIRQIRLERAKKRMIAAVPEATVIITNPTHYAVALKYEAGKMAAPICVAKGVDALALRIREVAKAHDVPIVENPPLARALHASVEVDEVVPAEHFKAVAQVIGYVYRLTGKIRAN from the coding sequence ATGGCAGACGATCGCGACCCATCCCAGCAGACCGAAGCGCCGACGCAGAAGCGGCTGGAGGAGGCGCGCGAGCACGGCGACATCGTCAAGAGCCCGGAGGTCTCCGCCTTCGTGCTGCTGCTCGGCGGCACCTTGACGATCATGATGTTCGGCGGCTCGACCATGCAGGGCATCGCCACCGCGATGCGCGTCTTCCTGGAGCAGCCCGAGCAGATGGGCGTCTCGTCCTCCGCCGACGCGATGGGGCTGGCGCGCCAGGTCGTGATGACGCTGGGCGGCATCTTGGGGCCGGTGTTCGCGACCATGATGGCGTTCGCTCTGGCCGGGCATGTGTTGCAGGCGCGGCCGGGCTTCAGCTTCGAGAAGATCAAGCCGGATTTCGCCAAGCTGTCGCTGATCGCCGGCCTCAAGCGGATGTTCGGGCCCGAGGGGCTGATGAACCTCGTCAAGGGCCTGCTGAAGATGGGCGTGGTCGGCGTCGCGGTGTGGACGCAGATCTGGCCCGAGCGCACCATGCTGCAATCGGTGCTCGACCAGTCGCCGATGGGCGTGATCGGCGACATGGGCCAGCTGCTCTACAAGGTGCTGCTGGCGGCGCTGGTCGCGCTCGCCGCGATCGCGGCGGCCGATTACATCCTGCAGCGCTACCGCTTCCTGCAGCGCAACAGGATGTCGAAGCAGGAGATCAAGGAAGAGTACCGCCAGAACGAAGGCGATCCGCAGATCAAGGCCAAGATCCGCCAGATCCGGCTGGAGCGCGCCAAGAAGCGCATGATCGCCGCGGTGCCGGAGGCGACGGTGATCATCACCAACCCGACGCATTACGCGGTCGCTCTGAAATACGAGGCCGGCAAGATGGCGGCGCCGATCTGCGTCGCCAAGGGCGTCGACGCGCTGGCGTTGCGGATCCGCGAAGTGGCGAAGGCCCACGACGTGCCGATCGTCGAGAATCCACCCCTCGCACGCGCGCTGCATGCCTCGGTCGAGGTCGACGAGGTCGTGCCCGCGGAGCACTTCAAGGCGGTGGCGCAGGTGATCGGCTATGTCTACCGCCTGACCGGCAAGATCAGGGCGAACTAG
- a CDS encoding TetR family transcriptional regulator, with protein sequence MRRRRSADEAKSEAIASARRLLLEDGPNAVTLKAVAADLGTSHTNLLHHFGSAAELQSALMSAMVRDLAVALEKAVEHLRSDIGAPRELIDMVFDAFEKGGAGPLAAWIMLSGNADHLASVGEAVTELVKAIEEKFAHEAGDPHQGVTSAVLFLALIAFGDSMIGAPLKDMLERERAAARKIAAFLLPKFFL encoded by the coding sequence GTGCGCCGGCGCCGTTCGGCCGACGAGGCGAAGAGCGAGGCCATCGCCTCGGCGCGCCGGCTGCTGCTGGAGGACGGACCCAATGCCGTGACGCTGAAGGCGGTGGCGGCGGATCTTGGCACCAGCCACACCAACCTGCTGCACCATTTCGGATCGGCGGCGGAGCTGCAATCGGCCTTGATGAGCGCGATGGTGCGCGACCTCGCCGTGGCGCTGGAAAAGGCCGTGGAGCATCTGCGCTCCGATATCGGGGCGCCGCGCGAGCTGATCGACATGGTGTTCGATGCGTTCGAGAAAGGCGGCGCAGGCCCGCTGGCGGCCTGGATCATGCTGTCCGGCAATGCGGATCATCTCGCCAGCGTCGGCGAGGCCGTCACCGAACTGGTGAAGGCGATCGAAGAGAAATTCGCGCATGAGGCGGGCGATCCGCACCAGGGCGTGACCTCCGCCGTCCTCTTCCTGGCGCTGATCGCGTTCGGCGATTCGATGATCGGCGCGCCGCTCAAGGACATGCTGGAGCGCGAGCGCGCCGCCGCGCGCAAGATCGCAGCCTTCCTGCTGCCGAAGTTCTTTCTCTAG
- the pip gene encoding prolyl aminopeptidase: MPDLYPKIEPYDRGMLDVGEGHRLYWEICGNPDGKAALALHGGPGSGCTPDMRRLFDPARYRVVLFDQRNAGRSTPHASDPATDLAANTTAHLIADIERLRMHLQIERFVIFGASWGTTLALAYAQAHPTRVAALVLSSVTTTRRSEIHWLYHDAGRLFPEEHARFRATAGPAAGDLVADYHRLLADPAPAVRDAAATAWCDWEDAVVSTAPGRKPGVRYADPRFRMAFARIVTHYFRHGAWLEEGALLRDASRLEGIPGVLIHGRLDLGSPLDTAWELSRAWRGSELIVVHDAGHETRTPGMRESIVGALDRFASSP; the protein is encoded by the coding sequence ATGCCGGACCTCTACCCGAAGATCGAGCCCTACGATCGTGGCATGCTCGATGTGGGCGAGGGGCATCGTCTCTATTGGGAGATCTGCGGCAATCCCGACGGCAAGGCGGCACTGGCGCTGCATGGCGGTCCCGGTTCGGGCTGCACGCCGGACATGCGCCGCCTGTTCGATCCCGCGCGCTATCGCGTCGTGCTGTTCGACCAGCGCAATGCCGGCCGCAGCACGCCGCATGCGAGCGATCCTGCGACGGACCTGGCGGCCAACACGACGGCGCATCTGATCGCCGATATCGAGCGGCTGCGCATGCATCTGCAGATCGAGCGCTTCGTGATCTTCGGCGCCTCCTGGGGCACCACGTTGGCGCTTGCCTATGCGCAAGCCCATCCGACCAGAGTCGCCGCGCTGGTGCTCTCCAGCGTCACCACCACGCGGCGCAGCGAGATCCACTGGCTCTATCACGACGCCGGCCGGCTCTTCCCCGAAGAGCATGCCCGCTTCCGCGCGACCGCCGGTCCAGCGGCGGGCGATCTGGTCGCGGACTATCATCGCCTGCTCGCCGATCCCGCTCCGGCGGTCCGCGACGCCGCCGCGACGGCGTGGTGCGACTGGGAAGATGCGGTGGTCTCGACTGCGCCCGGGCGCAAGCCCGGCGTCCGCTACGCCGACCCCCGCTTCCGCATGGCCTTCGCGCGCATCGTCACGCACTATTTCCGGCACGGCGCCTGGCTGGAAGAAGGCGCGCTCCTCCGCGATGCTTCCCGGCTGGAGGGCATTCCCGGCGTCCTGATCCATGGCCGGCTCGATCTCGGCTCGCCGCTCGACACCGCGTGGGAACTGTCGCGTGCCTGGCGCGGCAGCGAACTGATCGTCGTGCACGACGCCGGCCACGAGACCCGCACGCCCGGCATGCGCGAGAGCATCGTCGGCGCGCTGGACCGGTTTGCTAGTTCGCCCTGA
- a CDS encoding SGNH/GDSL hydrolase family protein translates to MRGIRAVIALAAVGVVAAAAAAPPAPRWVGSWSAAQQLPEPANQLPDAALQGGLLRQVVHLSAGGGMIRVRISNAYGTAPLHLAEVHVARPLPGTPGAIVDGSDRLLRFSGNAEVTVPAGADYVSDPLDVPVAPLSDLAVTLRYASLAGQPTGHPGSRATSFLASDGDAAVPLLSQAVALAHWYMLAGVEVSGPALRGTVVAFGDSITDGRGSVPDANNRWPDDLARRLQAAPASRGIGVLNMGIGGNRLLLDGLGPNGLARFDRDVLAQPGVRWLILLEGINDLGVLTRDAPVSPAEHEALVARLVAAYRQIALRAHAHGIAVMAGTLLPWLGFTYYHPDALNEADRQALNAWIRTPGNFDAVVDFDRVLRDPAAPGRLLPQFESGDHLHPSPAGYQAMADAIPLAFFAQPRKARRR, encoded by the coding sequence TTGAGGGGAATCCGGGCAGTCATCGCTCTGGCCGCCGTCGGCGTCGTGGCCGCCGCCGCCGCCGCGCCGCCGGCGCCGCGCTGGGTCGGAAGCTGGTCCGCCGCCCAGCAGCTTCCCGAGCCGGCCAATCAGCTTCCCGATGCGGCATTGCAGGGCGGCCTGTTGCGGCAAGTCGTGCATCTCTCCGCCGGCGGCGGCATGATCCGTGTACGGATTTCAAACGCTTACGGCACCGCGCCGCTGCATCTCGCCGAAGTGCATGTCGCGCGGCCGCTGCCCGGCACGCCGGGCGCGATCGTGGACGGAAGCGACCGGCTGCTGCGGTTCTCCGGCAATGCCGAGGTCACGGTCCCGGCCGGCGCAGATTATGTCTCCGATCCGCTCGACGTCCCGGTCGCGCCGTTGTCCGATCTCGCGGTCACGCTGCGCTATGCGAGTCTCGCGGGACAGCCGACCGGCCATCCGGGCTCGCGCGCCACGTCGTTTCTGGCGTCGGACGGCGACGCCGCGGTGCCGCTTCTGTCGCAAGCCGTCGCGCTGGCGCACTGGTACATGCTCGCCGGAGTCGAAGTATCGGGGCCTGCGCTGCGCGGCACGGTCGTCGCCTTCGGGGATTCGATCACCGACGGCCGCGGCTCCGTCCCCGACGCGAACAATCGCTGGCCCGACGATCTCGCCCGGCGGCTCCAGGCCGCGCCGGCGAGCCGCGGCATCGGCGTGCTGAACATGGGGATCGGCGGCAATCGCCTGCTGCTCGACGGTCTCGGACCCAACGGGCTGGCGCGCTTCGACCGCGATGTGCTGGCGCAGCCCGGCGTGCGCTGGCTGATCCTGCTCGAGGGGATCAACGATCTGGGCGTGCTGACGCGCGACGCGCCGGTATCGCCCGCCGAGCACGAGGCACTGGTGGCACGGCTGGTCGCCGCCTATCGCCAGATCGCCCTGCGCGCCCATGCCCATGGCATCGCGGTGATGGCGGGGACGCTGCTGCCCTGGCTGGGCTTCACCTATTATCATCCCGATGCGTTGAACGAGGCGGACCGCCAAGCGCTGAATGCCTGGATCCGCACGCCCGGGAATTTCGATGCCGTGGTCGATTTCGACCGCGTGCTGCGCGATCCTGCGGCTCCCGGGCGCCTGCTGCCGCAATTCGAATCCGGCGACCACCTGCATCCTTCGCCGGCCGGCTACCAGGCGATGGCGGATGCGATTCCGCTCGCTTTCTTCGCGCAGCCGCGCAAGGCTCGTCGCAGATGA
- a CDS encoding 2-oxoglutarate and iron-dependent oxygenase domain-containing protein, with protein sequence MQIPVIDIAPFASGDRQAAQEVAQAWNDAFSTVGFAAVAGHGIAPELLDGIYAQAMRFFERPAAEKNRFDFPDRGRGQGYLPMGRETVGAGRDPAAQPDLCESLTFANPRFDTAAPDGAWDARLYAPNLWPDDMPGFRETVEAYIAAGRALALELMRLSAAALGLADAHFTPFFDRMELNLRCVLYPDQPEPPPQGALRYAPHTDFSGFTILRQDAAPGGLQVKTEDGWIDVPSVPGTLVINAGDLIRRWTNDRWRSNLHRVVNPPRDRTMGTRRLSVVLFTGPNSDAEITCLPGCGVAGYPPILAGLHSEERMRQTYGQMP encoded by the coding sequence GTGCAGATTCCCGTCATCGACATCGCGCCATTCGCTTCGGGCGACCGGCAGGCCGCGCAGGAGGTCGCACAGGCCTGGAACGACGCGTTTTCGACCGTCGGCTTCGCGGCCGTTGCGGGGCACGGCATCGCGCCGGAGCTGCTTGACGGAATCTATGCCCAGGCGATGCGCTTCTTCGAACGCCCGGCCGCGGAAAAGAACAGGTTCGACTTTCCCGACCGGGGACGCGGCCAGGGGTACCTGCCGATGGGCCGCGAGACGGTGGGCGCGGGCCGCGATCCGGCAGCACAGCCCGATCTTTGCGAATCCCTGACCTTCGCCAATCCGCGCTTCGATACCGCGGCACCGGACGGCGCATGGGACGCCCGGCTCTATGCGCCGAATCTCTGGCCCGACGACATGCCGGGCTTCCGCGAAACGGTGGAGGCCTATATCGCGGCCGGCCGCGCCTTGGCGCTCGAGCTGATGCGATTGAGCGCGGCAGCCCTTGGCCTGGCCGACGCGCATTTCACGCCGTTCTTCGACCGGATGGAGCTGAACCTGCGTTGCGTGCTCTATCCCGACCAGCCCGAGCCGCCGCCGCAAGGGGCGCTGCGCTATGCGCCGCATACCGATTTCTCCGGCTTCACGATCCTGCGCCAGGATGCGGCGCCGGGCGGGCTGCAGGTGAAGACGGAGGATGGCTGGATCGACGTGCCGTCCGTGCCGGGCACGCTGGTGATCAACGCGGGCGATCTGATCCGGCGCTGGACCAATGACCGCTGGCGGTCGAACCTCCATCGCGTCGTCAATCCGCCGCGCGATCGGACGATGGGGACGCGGCGGCTCTCCGTCGTGCTGTTCACCGGGCCCAATTCGGACGCCGAGATCACCTGCCTGCCCGGTTGCGGTGTGGCCGGATATCCGCCGATCCTGGCCGGGCTCCATTCGGAGGAAAGGATGCGCCAGACCTATGGGCAGATGCCTTAG
- a CDS encoding DUF2147 domain-containing protein, translating to MRNRTPVALLALACITASAHAAGILGLWLTPKNHGRVIVEPCGDAVCARIADGDQLRANPAQADVNNPDPAKRTRPVKDLRILDGYRGGPAAWRGGTVYDPQTGDLSNDSTLTLTSQGTLEVEGCRFLLCRSETWRRP from the coding sequence ATGCGCAATCGGACCCCTGTCGCGCTGCTCGCCCTGGCCTGCATCACCGCTTCGGCGCACGCGGCCGGCATATTGGGCCTCTGGCTCACCCCGAAGAACCATGGCCGGGTGATCGTCGAGCCCTGCGGCGATGCGGTGTGCGCGCGCATCGCGGACGGCGACCAGCTCCGCGCCAATCCGGCCCAGGCCGACGTCAACAATCCCGATCCGGCCAAGCGCACGCGCCCGGTGAAGGATTTGCGCATCCTCGACGGCTATCGCGGCGGTCCTGCGGCGTGGCGCGGCGGAACGGTCTACGATCCCCAGACCGGCGATCTGTCAAACGATTCGACCCTCACGCTCACGTCGCAGGGCACGCTGGAGGTCGAGGGCTGCCGCTTCCTGCTGTGCCGCTCCGAGACCTGGCGGCGGCCCTAA